One genomic window of Mastomys coucha isolate ucsf_1 unplaced genomic scaffold, UCSF_Mcou_1 pScaffold8, whole genome shotgun sequence includes the following:
- the Hmgcr gene encoding 3-hydroxy-3-methylglutaryl-Coenzyme A reductase isoform X2 — protein MGSKDCVATMLSRLFRMHGLFVASHPWEVIVGTVTLTICMMSMNMFTGNNKICGWNYECPKFEEDVLSSDIIILTITRCIAILYIYFQFQNLRQLGSKYILGIAGLFTIFSSFVFSTVVIHFLDKELTGLNEALPFFLLLIDLSRASALAKFALSSNSQDEVRENIARGMAILGPTFTLDALVECLVIGVGTMSGVRQLEIMCCFGCMSVLANYFVFMTFFPACVSLVLELSRESREGRPIWQLSHFARVLEEEENKPNPVTQRVKMIMSLGLVLVHAHSRWIADPSPHNSTAEQSKVSLGLDEDVSKRIEPSVSLWQFYFSKMISMDIEQVITLSLAFLLAVKYIFFEQAETESTLSLKNPITSPVMTPKKGQDNCCRREPLLVRRNQKLSSVEEDPGVNQDRKVEVIKPLVVEAETASRATFVLGASVASPPLALGTQEPGIELPSEPRPNEECLQILENAEKGAKFLSDAEIIQLVNAKHIPAYKLETLMETHERGVSIRRQLLSTKLAEPSSLQYLPYRDYNYSLVMGACCENVIGYMPIPVGVAGPLCLDGKEYQVPMATTEGCLVASTNRGCRAISLGGGASSRVLADGMTRGPVVRLPRACDSAEVKTWLETPEGFAVIKEAFDSTSRFARLQKLHVTMAGRNLYIRFQSRTGDAMGMNMISKGTEKALLKLQEFFPDMQVLAVSGNYCTDKKPAAINWIEGRGKTVVCEAVIPAKVVREVLKTTTEAMVDVNINKNLVGSAMAGSIGGYNAHAANIVTAIYIACGQDAAQNVGSSNCITLMEASGPTNEDLYISCTMPSIEIGTVGGGTNLLPQQACLQMLGVQGACKDNPGENARQLARIVCGTVLAGELSLMAALAAGHLVRSHMVHNRSKINLQDLQGTCTKKAA, from the exons ATGG GATCCAAGGACTGTGTAGCTACAATGTTGTCAAGACTTTTCCGTATGCATGGCCTCTTTGTGGCCTCCCATCCCTGGGAGGTTATTGTGGGAACAGTGACACTTACTATCTGTATGATGTCCATGAACATGTTTACTGGCAACAACAAGATCTGTGGATGGAATTATGAGTGCCCAAAATTTGAAGAG GACGTGCTGAGCAGTGACATCATCATCCTCACAATAACACGGTGCATCGCCATTCTGTACATTTACTTCCAGTTCCAGAACTTACGTCAGCTTGGATCCAAATATATTCTGG GTATTGCTGGCCTCTTCACAATTTTCTCAAGTTTTGTCTTCAGTACAGTCGTCATTCATTTCCTCGACAAAGAATTGACAGGCTTGAA cgaAGCTTTGCCCTTTTTTCTGCTCTTGATTGACCTTTCTAGAGCAAGTGCATTAGCAAAGTTTGCCCTAAGTTCAAACTCACAG GATGAAGTAAGGGAAAATATAGCTCGTGGGATGGCAATCCTAGGCCCCACATTCACCCTTGATGCTCTTGTGGAATGCCTTGTAATTGGAGTTGGCACCATGTCAG GGGTCCGCCAGCTTGAGATCATGTGCTGCTTTGGCTGTATGTCTGTGCTGGCCAACTACTTTGTGTTCATGACATTCTTCCCAGCCTGCGTGTCCCTGGTCCTAGAG CTTTCTCGGGAAAGCCGTGAGGGTCGTCCAATTTGGCAGCTCAGCCATTTTGCCAGAgttttagaagaagaagaaaataagccaAATCCTGTAACCCAAAGGGTCAAGATGATTATG TCTTTAGGCTTGGTTCTCGTTCATGCTCACAGTCGCTGGATAGCTGATCCTTCTCCTCACAACAGCACAGCAGAACAGTCGAAGGTTTCCTTGGGTCTGGACGAAGATGTGTCCAAGAGAATTGAACCAAGTGTTTCTCTCTGGCAGTTTTATTTCTCCAA GATGATCAGCATGGACATTGAGCAAGTGATTACTCTGAGTTTAGCATTCCTTTTGGCCGTcaagtatattttctttgaaCAAGCAGAGACAGAATCGACACTCTCATTAAAAAATCCTATCACGTCTCCTGTCATGACTCCAAAGAAAGGTCAAGACAACTGTTGTAGACGCGAGCCTCTGCTtgtgagaaggaaccagaagctTTCTTCAGTGGAGGAGGATCCAGGAGTGAACCAAGATAGAAAAG TTGAGGTTATAAAACCTTTAGTGGTGGAAGCCGAGACTGCAAGCAGAGCTACGTTTGTGCTTGGTGCCTCTGTAGCCAGCCCTCCATTGGCCCTGGGGACACAGGAGCCTGGAATTGAACTCCCCAGCGAGCCTCGACCTAATGAAGAATGTCTGCAGATACTGGAGAATGCAGAG aaaGGTGCAAAGTTCCTTAGTGATGCAGAGATCATCCAGTTGGTCAATGCTAAGCATATCCCAGCTTACAAATTGGAAACACTAATGGAAACTCATGAACGTGGTGTGTCTATTCGCCGGCAGCTCCTCTCCACAAAGCTTGCAGAGCCGTCTTCTCTACAGTACCTGCCTTACAGAGATTATAATTATTCCTTG GTAATGGGAGCTTGCTGTGAGAATGTGATCGGATATATGCCCATCCCTGTTGGAGTGGCAGGGCCTCTATGCCTGGATGGGAAAGAGTACCAGGTGCCAATGGCAACAACAGAAGGCTGTCTTGTGGCTAGCACTAACAGAGGCTGCAGAGCGATAAGT CTTGGTGGAGGTGCCAGCAGCAGAGTCCTTGCAGATGGGATGACCCGAGGCCCAGTGGTGCGTCTTCCTCGTGCTTGTGACTCTGCAGAAGTGAAGACCTGGCTTGAAacacctgaagggtttgcagtgaTAAAGGAGGCCTTCGATAGCACCAgcag ATTTGCACGTCTACAGAAACTTCACGTGACGATGGCAGGGCGCAACCTCTATATCCGTTTCCAGTCTAGGACGGGGGATGCCATGGGGATGAACATGATCTCCAAG GGTACGGAGAAAGCACTGCTGAAGCTTCAGGAGTTCTTTCCTGACATGCAGGTTCTGGCAGTTAGTGGTAACTATTGCACTGACAAGAAGCCTGCTGCCATAAACTGGATCGAAGGACGAGGAAAGACTGTGGTTTGTGAAGCCGTCATTCCAGCCAAGGTGGTGAGAGAG GTGTTAAAGACGACTACGGAGGCTATGGTTGACGTGAACATTAATAAGAATCTTGTGGGCTCTGCCATGGCTGGGAGCATAGGAGGCTACAACGCCCATGCAGCAAACATTGTCACTGCTATCTACATTGCATGTGGCCAG gaTGCAGCACAGAACGTGGGGAGTTCAAACTGTATTACTTTAATGGAAGCAAGTGGTCCTACAAATGAAGACTTATATATCAGCTGCACCATGCCATCTATAGAGATAGGAACCGTGGGTGGTGGGACCAACCTTCTACCTCAGCAAGCCTGCCTGCAG ATGCTAGGTGTTCAAGGAGCATGCAAAGACAATCCTGGAGAAAATGCACGGCAGCTTGCCCGCATTGTGTGTGGTACTGTGCTGGCTGGAGAGTTGTCCTTGATGGCAGCATTGGCAGCAGGACATCTTGTCAGAAGTCACATGGTGCACAACAG ATCAAAGATAAATTTACAAGATCTTCAAGGAACGTGCACCAAGAAGGCAGCTTGA
- the Hmgcr gene encoding 3-hydroxy-3-methylglutaryl-Coenzyme A reductase isoform X3, translating into MLSRLFRMHGLFVASHPWEVIVGTVTLTICMMSMNMFTGNNKICGWNYECPKFEEDVLSSDIIILTITRCIAILYIYFQFQNLRQLGSKYILGIAGLFTIFSSFVFSTVVIHFLDKELTGLNEALPFFLLLIDLSRASALAKFALSSNSQDEVRENIARGMAILGPTFTLDALVECLVIGVGTMSGVRQLEIMCCFGCMSVLANYFVFMTFFPACVSLVLELSRESREGRPIWQLSHFARVLEEEENKPNPVTQRVKMIMSLGLVLVHAHSRWIADPSPHNSTAEQSKVSLGLDEDVSKRIEPSVSLWQFYFSKMISMDIEQVITLSLAFLLAVKYIFFEQAETESTLSLKNPITSPVMTPKKGQDNCCRREPLLVRRNQKLSSVEEDPGVNQDRKVEVIKPLVVEAETASRATFVLGASVASPPLALGTQEPGIELPSEPRPNEECLQILENAEKGAKFLSDAEIIQLVNAKHIPAYKLETLMETHERGVSIRRQLLSTKLAEPSSLQYLPYRDYNYSLVMGACCENVIGYMPIPVGVAGPLCLDGKEYQVPMATTEGCLVASTNRGCRAISLGGGASSRVLADGMTRGPVVRLPRACDSAEVKTWLETPEGFAVIKEAFDSTSRFARLQKLHVTMAGRNLYIRFQSRTGDAMGMNMISKGTEKALLKLQEFFPDMQVLAVSGNYCTDKKPAAINWIEGRGKTVVCEAVIPAKVVREVLKTTTEAMVDVNINKNLVGSAMAGSIGGYNAHAANIVTAIYIACGQDAAQNVGSSNCITLMEASGPTNEDLYISCTMPSIEIGTVGGGTNLLPQQACLQMLGVQGACKDNPGENARQLARIVCGTVLAGELSLMAALAAGHLVRSHMVHNRSKINLQDLQGTCTKKAA; encoded by the exons ATGTTGTCAAGACTTTTCCGTATGCATGGCCTCTTTGTGGCCTCCCATCCCTGGGAGGTTATTGTGGGAACAGTGACACTTACTATCTGTATGATGTCCATGAACATGTTTACTGGCAACAACAAGATCTGTGGATGGAATTATGAGTGCCCAAAATTTGAAGAG GACGTGCTGAGCAGTGACATCATCATCCTCACAATAACACGGTGCATCGCCATTCTGTACATTTACTTCCAGTTCCAGAACTTACGTCAGCTTGGATCCAAATATATTCTGG GTATTGCTGGCCTCTTCACAATTTTCTCAAGTTTTGTCTTCAGTACAGTCGTCATTCATTTCCTCGACAAAGAATTGACAGGCTTGAA cgaAGCTTTGCCCTTTTTTCTGCTCTTGATTGACCTTTCTAGAGCAAGTGCATTAGCAAAGTTTGCCCTAAGTTCAAACTCACAG GATGAAGTAAGGGAAAATATAGCTCGTGGGATGGCAATCCTAGGCCCCACATTCACCCTTGATGCTCTTGTGGAATGCCTTGTAATTGGAGTTGGCACCATGTCAG GGGTCCGCCAGCTTGAGATCATGTGCTGCTTTGGCTGTATGTCTGTGCTGGCCAACTACTTTGTGTTCATGACATTCTTCCCAGCCTGCGTGTCCCTGGTCCTAGAG CTTTCTCGGGAAAGCCGTGAGGGTCGTCCAATTTGGCAGCTCAGCCATTTTGCCAGAgttttagaagaagaagaaaataagccaAATCCTGTAACCCAAAGGGTCAAGATGATTATG TCTTTAGGCTTGGTTCTCGTTCATGCTCACAGTCGCTGGATAGCTGATCCTTCTCCTCACAACAGCACAGCAGAACAGTCGAAGGTTTCCTTGGGTCTGGACGAAGATGTGTCCAAGAGAATTGAACCAAGTGTTTCTCTCTGGCAGTTTTATTTCTCCAA GATGATCAGCATGGACATTGAGCAAGTGATTACTCTGAGTTTAGCATTCCTTTTGGCCGTcaagtatattttctttgaaCAAGCAGAGACAGAATCGACACTCTCATTAAAAAATCCTATCACGTCTCCTGTCATGACTCCAAAGAAAGGTCAAGACAACTGTTGTAGACGCGAGCCTCTGCTtgtgagaaggaaccagaagctTTCTTCAGTGGAGGAGGATCCAGGAGTGAACCAAGATAGAAAAG TTGAGGTTATAAAACCTTTAGTGGTGGAAGCCGAGACTGCAAGCAGAGCTACGTTTGTGCTTGGTGCCTCTGTAGCCAGCCCTCCATTGGCCCTGGGGACACAGGAGCCTGGAATTGAACTCCCCAGCGAGCCTCGACCTAATGAAGAATGTCTGCAGATACTGGAGAATGCAGAG aaaGGTGCAAAGTTCCTTAGTGATGCAGAGATCATCCAGTTGGTCAATGCTAAGCATATCCCAGCTTACAAATTGGAAACACTAATGGAAACTCATGAACGTGGTGTGTCTATTCGCCGGCAGCTCCTCTCCACAAAGCTTGCAGAGCCGTCTTCTCTACAGTACCTGCCTTACAGAGATTATAATTATTCCTTG GTAATGGGAGCTTGCTGTGAGAATGTGATCGGATATATGCCCATCCCTGTTGGAGTGGCAGGGCCTCTATGCCTGGATGGGAAAGAGTACCAGGTGCCAATGGCAACAACAGAAGGCTGTCTTGTGGCTAGCACTAACAGAGGCTGCAGAGCGATAAGT CTTGGTGGAGGTGCCAGCAGCAGAGTCCTTGCAGATGGGATGACCCGAGGCCCAGTGGTGCGTCTTCCTCGTGCTTGTGACTCTGCAGAAGTGAAGACCTGGCTTGAAacacctgaagggtttgcagtgaTAAAGGAGGCCTTCGATAGCACCAgcag ATTTGCACGTCTACAGAAACTTCACGTGACGATGGCAGGGCGCAACCTCTATATCCGTTTCCAGTCTAGGACGGGGGATGCCATGGGGATGAACATGATCTCCAAG GGTACGGAGAAAGCACTGCTGAAGCTTCAGGAGTTCTTTCCTGACATGCAGGTTCTGGCAGTTAGTGGTAACTATTGCACTGACAAGAAGCCTGCTGCCATAAACTGGATCGAAGGACGAGGAAAGACTGTGGTTTGTGAAGCCGTCATTCCAGCCAAGGTGGTGAGAGAG GTGTTAAAGACGACTACGGAGGCTATGGTTGACGTGAACATTAATAAGAATCTTGTGGGCTCTGCCATGGCTGGGAGCATAGGAGGCTACAACGCCCATGCAGCAAACATTGTCACTGCTATCTACATTGCATGTGGCCAG gaTGCAGCACAGAACGTGGGGAGTTCAAACTGTATTACTTTAATGGAAGCAAGTGGTCCTACAAATGAAGACTTATATATCAGCTGCACCATGCCATCTATAGAGATAGGAACCGTGGGTGGTGGGACCAACCTTCTACCTCAGCAAGCCTGCCTGCAG ATGCTAGGTGTTCAAGGAGCATGCAAAGACAATCCTGGAGAAAATGCACGGCAGCTTGCCCGCATTGTGTGTGGTACTGTGCTGGCTGGAGAGTTGTCCTTGATGGCAGCATTGGCAGCAGGACATCTTGTCAGAAGTCACATGGTGCACAACAG ATCAAAGATAAATTTACAAGATCTTCAAGGAACGTGCACCAAGAAGGCAGCTTGA
- the Hmgcr gene encoding 3-hydroxy-3-methylglutaryl-Coenzyme A reductase isoform X1 has translation MRGSKDCVATMLSRLFRMHGLFVASHPWEVIVGTVTLTICMMSMNMFTGNNKICGWNYECPKFEEDVLSSDIIILTITRCIAILYIYFQFQNLRQLGSKYILGIAGLFTIFSSFVFSTVVIHFLDKELTGLNEALPFFLLLIDLSRASALAKFALSSNSQDEVRENIARGMAILGPTFTLDALVECLVIGVGTMSGVRQLEIMCCFGCMSVLANYFVFMTFFPACVSLVLELSRESREGRPIWQLSHFARVLEEEENKPNPVTQRVKMIMSLGLVLVHAHSRWIADPSPHNSTAEQSKVSLGLDEDVSKRIEPSVSLWQFYFSKMISMDIEQVITLSLAFLLAVKYIFFEQAETESTLSLKNPITSPVMTPKKGQDNCCRREPLLVRRNQKLSSVEEDPGVNQDRKVEVIKPLVVEAETASRATFVLGASVASPPLALGTQEPGIELPSEPRPNEECLQILENAEKGAKFLSDAEIIQLVNAKHIPAYKLETLMETHERGVSIRRQLLSTKLAEPSSLQYLPYRDYNYSLVMGACCENVIGYMPIPVGVAGPLCLDGKEYQVPMATTEGCLVASTNRGCRAISLGGGASSRVLADGMTRGPVVRLPRACDSAEVKTWLETPEGFAVIKEAFDSTSRFARLQKLHVTMAGRNLYIRFQSRTGDAMGMNMISKGTEKALLKLQEFFPDMQVLAVSGNYCTDKKPAAINWIEGRGKTVVCEAVIPAKVVREVLKTTTEAMVDVNINKNLVGSAMAGSIGGYNAHAANIVTAIYIACGQDAAQNVGSSNCITLMEASGPTNEDLYISCTMPSIEIGTVGGGTNLLPQQACLQMLGVQGACKDNPGENARQLARIVCGTVLAGELSLMAALAAGHLVRSHMVHNRSKINLQDLQGTCTKKAA, from the exons ATGCGAG GATCCAAGGACTGTGTAGCTACAATGTTGTCAAGACTTTTCCGTATGCATGGCCTCTTTGTGGCCTCCCATCCCTGGGAGGTTATTGTGGGAACAGTGACACTTACTATCTGTATGATGTCCATGAACATGTTTACTGGCAACAACAAGATCTGTGGATGGAATTATGAGTGCCCAAAATTTGAAGAG GACGTGCTGAGCAGTGACATCATCATCCTCACAATAACACGGTGCATCGCCATTCTGTACATTTACTTCCAGTTCCAGAACTTACGTCAGCTTGGATCCAAATATATTCTGG GTATTGCTGGCCTCTTCACAATTTTCTCAAGTTTTGTCTTCAGTACAGTCGTCATTCATTTCCTCGACAAAGAATTGACAGGCTTGAA cgaAGCTTTGCCCTTTTTTCTGCTCTTGATTGACCTTTCTAGAGCAAGTGCATTAGCAAAGTTTGCCCTAAGTTCAAACTCACAG GATGAAGTAAGGGAAAATATAGCTCGTGGGATGGCAATCCTAGGCCCCACATTCACCCTTGATGCTCTTGTGGAATGCCTTGTAATTGGAGTTGGCACCATGTCAG GGGTCCGCCAGCTTGAGATCATGTGCTGCTTTGGCTGTATGTCTGTGCTGGCCAACTACTTTGTGTTCATGACATTCTTCCCAGCCTGCGTGTCCCTGGTCCTAGAG CTTTCTCGGGAAAGCCGTGAGGGTCGTCCAATTTGGCAGCTCAGCCATTTTGCCAGAgttttagaagaagaagaaaataagccaAATCCTGTAACCCAAAGGGTCAAGATGATTATG TCTTTAGGCTTGGTTCTCGTTCATGCTCACAGTCGCTGGATAGCTGATCCTTCTCCTCACAACAGCACAGCAGAACAGTCGAAGGTTTCCTTGGGTCTGGACGAAGATGTGTCCAAGAGAATTGAACCAAGTGTTTCTCTCTGGCAGTTTTATTTCTCCAA GATGATCAGCATGGACATTGAGCAAGTGATTACTCTGAGTTTAGCATTCCTTTTGGCCGTcaagtatattttctttgaaCAAGCAGAGACAGAATCGACACTCTCATTAAAAAATCCTATCACGTCTCCTGTCATGACTCCAAAGAAAGGTCAAGACAACTGTTGTAGACGCGAGCCTCTGCTtgtgagaaggaaccagaagctTTCTTCAGTGGAGGAGGATCCAGGAGTGAACCAAGATAGAAAAG TTGAGGTTATAAAACCTTTAGTGGTGGAAGCCGAGACTGCAAGCAGAGCTACGTTTGTGCTTGGTGCCTCTGTAGCCAGCCCTCCATTGGCCCTGGGGACACAGGAGCCTGGAATTGAACTCCCCAGCGAGCCTCGACCTAATGAAGAATGTCTGCAGATACTGGAGAATGCAGAG aaaGGTGCAAAGTTCCTTAGTGATGCAGAGATCATCCAGTTGGTCAATGCTAAGCATATCCCAGCTTACAAATTGGAAACACTAATGGAAACTCATGAACGTGGTGTGTCTATTCGCCGGCAGCTCCTCTCCACAAAGCTTGCAGAGCCGTCTTCTCTACAGTACCTGCCTTACAGAGATTATAATTATTCCTTG GTAATGGGAGCTTGCTGTGAGAATGTGATCGGATATATGCCCATCCCTGTTGGAGTGGCAGGGCCTCTATGCCTGGATGGGAAAGAGTACCAGGTGCCAATGGCAACAACAGAAGGCTGTCTTGTGGCTAGCACTAACAGAGGCTGCAGAGCGATAAGT CTTGGTGGAGGTGCCAGCAGCAGAGTCCTTGCAGATGGGATGACCCGAGGCCCAGTGGTGCGTCTTCCTCGTGCTTGTGACTCTGCAGAAGTGAAGACCTGGCTTGAAacacctgaagggtttgcagtgaTAAAGGAGGCCTTCGATAGCACCAgcag ATTTGCACGTCTACAGAAACTTCACGTGACGATGGCAGGGCGCAACCTCTATATCCGTTTCCAGTCTAGGACGGGGGATGCCATGGGGATGAACATGATCTCCAAG GGTACGGAGAAAGCACTGCTGAAGCTTCAGGAGTTCTTTCCTGACATGCAGGTTCTGGCAGTTAGTGGTAACTATTGCACTGACAAGAAGCCTGCTGCCATAAACTGGATCGAAGGACGAGGAAAGACTGTGGTTTGTGAAGCCGTCATTCCAGCCAAGGTGGTGAGAGAG GTGTTAAAGACGACTACGGAGGCTATGGTTGACGTGAACATTAATAAGAATCTTGTGGGCTCTGCCATGGCTGGGAGCATAGGAGGCTACAACGCCCATGCAGCAAACATTGTCACTGCTATCTACATTGCATGTGGCCAG gaTGCAGCACAGAACGTGGGGAGTTCAAACTGTATTACTTTAATGGAAGCAAGTGGTCCTACAAATGAAGACTTATATATCAGCTGCACCATGCCATCTATAGAGATAGGAACCGTGGGTGGTGGGACCAACCTTCTACCTCAGCAAGCCTGCCTGCAG ATGCTAGGTGTTCAAGGAGCATGCAAAGACAATCCTGGAGAAAATGCACGGCAGCTTGCCCGCATTGTGTGTGGTACTGTGCTGGCTGGAGAGTTGTCCTTGATGGCAGCATTGGCAGCAGGACATCTTGTCAGAAGTCACATGGTGCACAACAG ATCAAAGATAAATTTACAAGATCTTCAAGGAACGTGCACCAAGAAGGCAGCTTGA